In the genome of Cryptomeria japonica chromosome 8, Sugi_1.0, whole genome shotgun sequence, one region contains:
- the LOC131048410 gene encoding CASP-like protein 2A2, whose protein sequence is MEKKEAVPEMVYERRQFETLLRLVPVALCLSSLVVTLKTHQSNQYGTLDYSNVGGFRYLAYANGICGGVSLISAFCSGICWSSNYNLLSAWMVFLLDQILTYIILGAGAVATELVYLAKNGDEEVTWEEFCSTYEKFCNRALVSVIITFVTVLVLIAISITSSYKLFSKYDPPYVSQGDGTTVFP, encoded by the exons ATGGAGAAAAAAGAAGCAGTACCTGAAATGGTGTATGAGAGGAGACAGTTTGAGACATTGTTAAGGCTGGTGCCTGTTGCTCTCTGTCTTTCTTCCCTAGTTGTGACCCTAAAGACTCATCAGAGCAATCAATATGGAACTCTGGATTATAGCAATGTTGGTGGATTCAG GTATTTGGCTTATGCAAATGGGATATGTGGTGGGGTTTCTCTTATATCTGCATTCTGCTCTGGAATTTGCTGGTCATCCAACTACAACTTGTTAAGCGCATGGATGGTTTTCCTTTTGGATCAG ATTTTAACATACATTATACTGGGAGCTGGAGCAGTGGCAACTGAATTGGTATATTTGGCAAAGAATGGTGATGAGGAGGTGACATGGGAAGAATTTTGCAGCACTTATGAAAAGTTTTGCAATAGAGCTTTGGTATCTGTTATTATAACATTTGTAACTGTCTTAGTTCTCATTGCCATTTCTATCACATCTTCTTATAAGTTGTTTAGTAAATATGATCCGCCATATGTTAGTCAAGGAGATGGAACAACTGTCTTTCCTTGA